A section of the Bryobacteraceae bacterium genome encodes:
- the nfeD gene encoding nodulation protein NfeD — protein sequence MRLVRLALAIGLASCQANPPGASAAISVDYQSVIHPVSVEILRHALDQAKREQAPLVLVRLNTPGGLLEATREIIETISASPVPVVTFVTPSGGRAASAGFFILLSGDVAAMAEGTRTGAASPVTLGEPMDPVMRKKVESDAAAALRSLAGRHGRNWQAAEAAVLQAKSFTSEEALKEKLIDLVVRDEKELWSRLDGWQVKRPDGTTVTLRTSGITVKPYELTLRERVVQALADPNLAFLILVAGGLLLYWEFTQPGMILPGVSGAILLLLGLLALSVLPINLAAVGLLVLAVVLFVLEAKIVSHGILATGGVVAMVLGAVLLVEGPPEVRIRWGTALAVSIPFGIITVFLLSLVIRARLRPPATGVEAMVGEIGVAQTPLQPAGTVFVRGEYWTAHSDEPIEAGARVRVEAVEGLRLKVRRAE from the coding sequence ATGCGGTTGGTGCGGCTTGCCTTGGCCATCGGGCTGGCATCCTGCCAGGCGAACCCGCCAGGCGCGTCCGCGGCAATCAGCGTGGACTACCAGTCGGTCATCCATCCCGTCTCGGTGGAGATCCTCCGGCACGCCCTGGATCAGGCGAAGCGCGAACAGGCGCCTCTCGTGCTCGTGCGGCTGAACACGCCGGGCGGGCTGTTGGAGGCGACGCGGGAAATCATTGAAACGATCAGCGCCTCGCCGGTTCCGGTGGTCACCTTCGTCACTCCTTCCGGAGGCCGCGCAGCCTCGGCCGGCTTTTTCATCCTGTTGAGCGGCGACGTCGCCGCGATGGCCGAGGGAACGCGCACCGGCGCCGCCTCGCCGGTGACGCTGGGCGAACCCATGGATCCGGTCATGCGCAAGAAGGTGGAAAGCGATGCCGCCGCGGCCCTGCGCAGCCTGGCCGGCCGGCACGGACGCAACTGGCAGGCGGCCGAGGCGGCCGTCCTTCAGGCAAAGTCCTTCACCAGCGAGGAGGCGCTGAAGGAGAAGCTCATTGACCTCGTCGTCCGCGATGAGAAGGAGCTGTGGAGCCGGCTCGATGGGTGGCAGGTGAAGCGGCCTGACGGAACCACGGTCACGCTGCGCACTTCCGGCATCACAGTGAAGCCGTATGAGCTGACTTTGCGGGAGCGGGTCGTGCAGGCGCTGGCCGACCCCAATCTCGCCTTTCTGATCCTGGTCGCCGGCGGGTTGCTGCTGTACTGGGAGTTCACGCAGCCGGGCATGATCCTGCCGGGCGTCTCCGGCGCGATCCTGCTGCTGCTGGGACTGCTTGCCCTTTCGGTGCTGCCCATCAACCTGGCGGCGGTGGGCCTGCTGGTGCTGGCCGTCGTGCTGTTCGTGCTGGAGGCGAAGATCGTGTCGCATGGAATTCTGGCCACCGGCGGCGTGGTGGCGATGGTGCTCGGGGCGGTTCTACTCGTGGAGGGACCGCCGGAGGTGCGGATCCGCTGGGGCACGGCCCTCGCGGTGAGCATTCCGTTTGGCATCATCACGGTTTTTCTGCTGTCCCTGGTGATCCGCGCACGGCTGCGGCCGCCCGCAACGGGCGTGGAAGCCATGGTGGGCGAGATTGGCGTCGCCCAGACCCCGCTTCAGCCTGCCGGCACCGTGTTTGTGCGGGGCGAATACTGGACGGCGCACTCGGATGAGCCCATCGAAGCGGGCGCTCGCGTCCGCGTCGAGGCTGTCGAAGGATTGCGTCTGAAAGTCAGGCGCGCAGAATAA
- a CDS encoding membrane protein: MLPVPMIVLFILILYLLSAIKILNEYERGVIFRLGRVLPRPKGPGFILVFQPIDRMVRVSLRIETLDVPSQDVVTRDNVTVKVNAVVFFRVVDPQKAVLEVSNYLYATSQLAQTTLRSILGEVELDELLSQREKLNMRLQEVLDKDTDPWGVKVVKVEVKQVDLPDTMVRAIARQAEAERERRAKIIHAEGEFAAAEKLAMAAAVIQKEPAAIQLRYLQTLIEIGSEKNTTVVFPLPIDIISGVKSLLEQRRD, translated from the coding sequence ATGCTTCCCGTACCGATGATCGTCCTGTTCATCCTGATCCTCTATCTGCTGTCCGCCATCAAGATTCTCAACGAGTACGAGCGCGGCGTCATCTTCCGGCTCGGCCGCGTGCTGCCCCGGCCGAAAGGGCCCGGCTTCATCCTGGTCTTTCAGCCGATTGACCGCATGGTCCGCGTCTCGCTCCGCATTGAGACACTCGACGTGCCCTCTCAGGACGTCGTCACCCGCGACAACGTCACGGTGAAGGTCAATGCGGTCGTCTTCTTCCGCGTGGTCGATCCGCAGAAGGCGGTTCTTGAGGTTTCCAACTACCTCTACGCCACGTCGCAACTGGCCCAGACGACGCTGCGCAGCATCCTCGGCGAGGTGGAGCTCGACGAACTCCTCAGCCAGCGCGAGAAGCTGAACATGCGGCTCCAGGAGGTGCTCGACAAGGACACCGATCCGTGGGGCGTCAAGGTCGTCAAGGTGGAAGTCAAGCAGGTGGACCTGCCGGACACGATGGTGCGCGCCATCGCGCGCCAGGCCGAAGCCGAGCGCGAGCGGCGCGCCAAGATCATCCACGCCGAAGGCGAGTTCGCGGCCGCGGAGAAACTCGCCATGGCGGCTGCGGTCATCCAGAAAGAGCCGGCCGCCATCCAGCTCCGCTATCTGCAAACTCTGATCGAAATTGGTTCGGAAAAAAACACGACCGTCGTCTTTCCCCTGCCGATTGACATCATTTCCGGCGTGAAGTCCCTGCTGGAACAGCGCCGCGACTGA
- a CDS encoding thioredoxin family protein yields MALTESVMKELGTPLPAFSLPDVVTGRLVSPADYADRKALLVMFICRHCPYVKHVEQELAKIGRDYQGKSVGIIAISSNDAESYPEDAPESLKEQALKLGFVFPYCYDESQEVARAFQAACTPDFFLYDADRKLVYRGQLDDSRPGNGKPVTGRDLRAAIDAVLEGRPVPVDQRPSAGCNIKWKAGR; encoded by the coding sequence ATGGCGCTGACGGAGTCTGTGATGAAGGAGCTGGGCACGCCGCTGCCCGCATTCTCGCTGCCGGATGTGGTCACCGGACGGCTGGTCTCGCCCGCCGATTACGCCGACCGCAAGGCGCTGCTCGTCATGTTCATCTGCCGCCACTGCCCGTACGTGAAGCATGTGGAGCAGGAACTGGCGAAAATTGGCCGCGATTATCAGGGGAAATCGGTCGGAATCATTGCCATTTCTTCCAACGATGCCGAAAGTTATCCCGAGGACGCGCCCGAAAGCCTGAAAGAACAGGCGCTGAAGCTTGGCTTCGTTTTTCCGTACTGCTACGACGAATCGCAGGAAGTCGCCCGTGCGTTCCAGGCCGCCTGCACGCCGGATTTCTTCCTCTACGACGCGGATCGGAAACTGGTTTACCGCGGCCAGCTCGACGACAGCCGGCCTGGCAACGGGAAGCCGGTCACCGGGCGCGACCTCCGCGCCGCCATCGACGCCGTGCTCGAAGGCCGTCCGGTCCCTGTGGACCAGCGGCCGAGCGCGGGGTGCAACATCAAGTGGAAGGCTGGCCGCTAG
- the queF gene encoding NADPH-dependent 7-cyano-7-deazaguanine reductase: MPKQKQQKLYTDEHAASGVSAPLPDIECWPNQFPQRDYWIEITSPEFTSVCPRTGLPDHGTITIRYVPDRLCLELKSLKMYLLAYRNMGIFQENAVNRILDDCVKACRPREMVVTGEFTPRGGIYTAITADYVRGKGKRR, from the coding sequence ATGCCAAAACAGAAACAGCAGAAATTGTACACGGACGAACACGCCGCCTCCGGCGTCTCGGCGCCGTTGCCGGACATCGAGTGCTGGCCCAACCAGTTTCCGCAGCGCGATTACTGGATCGAGATCACCTCGCCGGAATTCACCAGCGTCTGCCCGCGCACGGGGCTGCCTGATCACGGCACCATCACCATCCGCTACGTGCCGGACCGGCTTTGCCTGGAGCTGAAATCGCTGAAGATGTACCTGCTCGCCTACCGCAACATGGGCATCTTCCAGGAAAACGCCGTCAACCGCATCCTGGATGACTGCGTGAAAGCGTGCCGGCCGCGCGAAATGGTTGTCACCGGCGAATTCACCCCGCGGGGCGGCATCTATACGGCGATCACTGCGGACTATGTGAGGGGCAAGGGGAAACGCCGCTGA
- a CDS encoding 6-phosphofructokinase produces MPKRIAILTGGGDVPGLNAVIKQVTYRGCAMGCEVIGIRRGWEGLTHLNMDDPASVQRYTLQLTPLNTRTIDRTGGTFLHSSRTNPARMKSLPDHLKGQSFPTRETEKDGQKIVTYDVTAAVLRNLERLGADTVIAIGGDDTLSYARRLHDEGVRIMAIPKTMDNDVRNTEYCIGFSTAITRADSAIQRQRTTVGSHERIGIFRVFGRDAGFTALYTAYVTNIRCVIPEHKVNLEKLIQLLIEDKRNNPSNYSLVILSEGAEWEGYQVKHYGEADAYGHRKKANVGEDLAAEIKARTGEETIVSDLTYDLRSGDPDFIDKMVACTFGNMAMDALEEGKSGLMTGIVNGCYELVEIPDPKLGPRKVDVETMYNTERYRPRYDHKRGLPVFLCKL; encoded by the coding sequence ATGCCCAAACGAATTGCTATCCTCACCGGCGGCGGCGACGTTCCCGGACTGAATGCCGTCATCAAGCAGGTGACCTATCGCGGCTGCGCGATGGGTTGCGAGGTCATCGGCATCCGGCGCGGATGGGAGGGACTCACGCACCTGAACATGGACGATCCGGCCAGCGTCCAGCGCTACACGCTGCAACTGACGCCGCTCAACACCCGGACCATCGACCGCACCGGCGGCACCTTCCTTCATTCTTCGCGCACCAATCCGGCCAGGATGAAGAGCCTGCCCGATCATCTCAAGGGCCAGTCCTTCCCGACGCGGGAGACCGAAAAGGACGGGCAAAAGATCGTCACTTACGATGTCACAGCGGCCGTGCTCAGGAACCTGGAGCGGCTCGGCGCTGATACGGTGATCGCCATTGGCGGCGACGATACGCTGAGCTACGCGCGGCGGCTGCACGATGAGGGCGTCAGGATCATGGCCATCCCGAAGACGATGGACAACGACGTCCGCAACACCGAGTACTGCATCGGCTTTTCGACGGCCATCACCCGCGCCGATTCCGCCATCCAGCGGCAGCGCACGACCGTGGGCTCGCACGAGCGCATTGGCATCTTCCGCGTCTTCGGCCGCGATGCCGGCTTCACTGCGCTCTACACCGCCTATGTCACCAACATCCGCTGCGTGATCCCCGAACACAAGGTCAACCTCGAAAAGCTCATTCAGCTCCTCATCGAGGACAAGCGCAACAATCCGTCCAATTACTCGCTGGTGATTCTGTCCGAAGGCGCCGAGTGGGAAGGCTACCAGGTGAAGCACTACGGCGAGGCGGACGCCTACGGCCACCGCAAGAAGGCCAATGTCGGCGAAGACCTGGCCGCGGAAATCAAGGCGCGCACCGGCGAAGAAACCATCGTGAGCGATCTGACCTACGACCTGCGCTCGGGCGATCCGGACTTCATCGACAAGATGGTGGCCTGCACCTTCGGCAACATGGCCATGGACGCGCTCGAAGAGGGCAAGAGCGGCCTGATGACGGGCATCGTCAACGGCTGCTATGAACTGGTCGAGATCCCCGACCCGAAGCTTGGGCCGCGCAAGGTGGACGTCGAGACGATGTACAACACCGAGCGGTACCGGCCCCGCTATGACCACAAGCGCGGCCTGCCCGTGTTCCTGTGCAAGCTTTGA